In Alistipes ihumii AP11, a genomic segment contains:
- a CDS encoding toprim domain-containing protein — translation MNYEEIKRRISIRAYLAARGINPRWERGNRGMYLSPLRKERTASFSVSYDKNLWHDFGTGEGGSIIDLVARMEGCSEIEAARRLAIGEHGMLVPIHVEALRTNEPTPSRLIILSDRELTHPALLGYLTGRGIDPAIARTYCREVRYTIGGKEYFAIGFRNDAGGWELRNPRFKGSSTPKNITTLDNGSDTTMVFEGFIDFLSYLSLKANPTPAIDATVLNSVTNLQKAVPFLSHHRVVHAFLDNDDAGRKALARLEESLPSTEVIDQSVFYRNHKDLNDYWREKRNLATPQTPPHERQRKETERAHLTVPQAQQCVSPPVKKRGPGRKF, via the coding sequence ATGAACTACGAAGAAATAAAACGACGCATCAGTATTCGGGCTTACCTCGCGGCACGGGGAATCAACCCCCGGTGGGAACGCGGCAACCGGGGTATGTACCTTTCGCCGCTGCGTAAGGAACGCACCGCCAGTTTCAGCGTCAGTTACGACAAAAACCTCTGGCACGACTTCGGGACAGGCGAGGGCGGCTCGATCATCGACCTTGTGGCCCGTATGGAAGGTTGTTCCGAGATCGAGGCCGCACGAAGGCTTGCGATAGGAGAACACGGAATGCTCGTCCCCATCCACGTCGAAGCGTTAAGAACAAACGAACCGACACCATCCCGCCTTATCATCCTCTCCGACCGCGAACTGACCCACCCGGCATTGCTCGGCTACCTGACAGGGCGAGGCATAGACCCTGCCATCGCCCGGACTTATTGCCGCGAGGTGCGTTACACGATCGGCGGCAAAGAGTATTTCGCCATCGGGTTCCGCAACGATGCCGGAGGCTGGGAGCTGCGTAATCCCCGATTCAAAGGAAGCAGTACGCCCAAGAACATCACCACCCTCGACAACGGCAGCGATACGACAATGGTGTTCGAGGGGTTTATCGACTTCCTATCTTATCTCTCGCTGAAAGCAAACCCGACACCCGCCATCGACGCCACCGTACTCAATTCGGTGACGAATCTGCAAAAGGCCGTTCCATTTCTCTCGCACCACAGAGTCGTCCATGCCTTCCTCGACAACGACGACGCGGGGCGAAAAGCGTTGGCCCGACTGGAAGAATCCTTACCCTCGACCGAAGTGATCGACCAATCCGTTTTTTACCGCAACCACAAAGATTTGAACGACTACTGGCGGGAGAAACGAAACCTTGCCACCCCGCAAACACCTCCGCACGAACGGCAACGGAAGGAAACAGAACGGGCACATCTTACTGTTCCGCAAGCTCAACAATGTGTCTCGCCCCCGGTGAAAAAGAGAGGTCCCGGTCGGAAGTTCTAA
- a CDS encoding primase-helicase family protein, which translates to MDNEEYIRVGTCYLKLCRVPTATGEFREKYLPWNIETIRQDHSKDFVANIKKYDGYCFFPAHVDYQRMYGNFLNMYEPIPYHPEPGEFPHIRAFLSHIFGPQIELGYDYLQLLYRRPRQRLPILLLVSRERNTGKTTFIHLLKAIFGANMTVNTNEDFRSNFNSEWASKLIVATDEVLLNRREDSERFKTLSTARTFKLEAKGKDRLEIEFFAKFVLCSNNEDNPVIIDQGETRYWVRKVGPIAKDDTGLLDKMKQEIPAFLHFLLNRELSVPEASRMWFDPELLTTPALRRIIQYNRGQLENEMLGVLEDIFQVHDKDEYVFCIQDMQNMLSVRDIKTEPVKIKRVLQDSWGLKPEKVTRYISYRLSGDGSLFPEPRTGRPYSVTRSFISEKLLFCNSEE; encoded by the coding sequence ATGGATAACGAAGAATATATCCGTGTGGGGACGTGCTACCTGAAACTGTGCCGTGTGCCGACCGCTACGGGTGAGTTCCGGGAGAAATACTTGCCGTGGAATATAGAGACCATCCGGCAGGATCATTCCAAAGATTTCGTAGCCAATATCAAGAAATACGACGGTTATTGCTTTTTTCCTGCCCATGTGGATTATCAGCGGATGTACGGCAATTTCCTGAATATGTATGAGCCGATTCCATATCATCCGGAGCCGGGCGAATTTCCCCATATCCGGGCATTTCTGTCCCATATTTTCGGCCCGCAGATCGAATTGGGGTATGACTACCTGCAACTGCTTTACCGCCGACCACGCCAGCGATTACCGATTCTGCTGCTCGTTTCGCGGGAACGCAATACGGGTAAGACGACTTTCATCCATCTGTTGAAAGCCATCTTTGGGGCCAACATGACCGTCAATACGAACGAAGATTTCCGCAGCAATTTCAATTCGGAATGGGCCAGCAAACTGATTGTCGCCACCGACGAGGTGTTATTGAACCGCCGGGAGGATTCCGAAAGATTCAAGACACTTAGTACGGCCCGGACGTTCAAACTGGAAGCCAAAGGCAAAGATCGGTTGGAGATCGAGTTTTTCGCCAAGTTCGTACTGTGTTCCAACAACGAGGACAATCCTGTGATTATCGACCAGGGGGAAACCCGTTATTGGGTGCGTAAAGTGGGCCCCATTGCCAAAGACGATACGGGGTTGCTCGACAAGATGAAACAGGAGATACCTGCTTTTCTCCATTTTTTGCTTAACCGGGAATTAAGTGTACCGGAAGCCAGCCGAATGTGGTTCGATCCGGAACTGCTCACGACACCTGCCCTACGCCGTATTATCCAATATAATCGCGGACAGCTCGAAAATGAAATGCTCGGCGTACTGGAGGACATATTTCAGGTGCATGACAAGGACGAATATGTGTTCTGCATACAAGATATGCAGAATATGCTTAGTGTCCGGGATATAAAGACCGAGCCGGTAAAGATAAAGCGGGTATTGCAGGATAGTTGGGGGCTGAAACCGGAAAAGGTTACCCGTTACATCTCCTACCGTCTATCCGGCGATGGCTCGCTGTTCCCGGAACCACGTACCGGCAGGCCCTATTCTGTCACCCGCAGTTTCATTTCTGAAAAACTGTTATTCTGTAACAGTGAAGAATAA
- a CDS encoding helix-turn-helix transcriptional regulator, which translates to MSLKDLLESGANVTVAVKLDDLREILKEAAGSLKPVRQEPPPEEFLSRKEVLSVLRIDSSTLWCWEKTGYIKSFPFGGRKRYKKDDVEAIRTGKKGVRRHG; encoded by the coding sequence ATGAGTTTGAAAGATTTGTTGGAGTCCGGGGCGAACGTAACCGTAGCGGTCAAACTGGACGACCTGAGAGAGATTCTCAAAGAGGCAGCGGGAAGCCTCAAACCTGTTCGACAAGAACCACCTCCCGAAGAATTTTTAAGCCGCAAAGAGGTTCTATCCGTTTTGCGAATCGACTCGTCTACCTTATGGTGCTGGGAAAAGACCGGGTATATAAAGTCTTTCCCGTTCGGCGGACGCAAGCGGTATAAAAAGGATGATGTCGAGGCGATCCGCACCGGCAAAAAAGGGGTGCGCCGTCATGGATAA